A genomic stretch from Falco naumanni isolate bFalNau1 chromosome 8, bFalNau1.pat, whole genome shotgun sequence includes:
- the COPS8 gene encoding COP9 signalosome complex subunit 8 has product MPVAVMAENSFSFKKLLEQCETQELEAPGGIATPLVYGQLLALYLLHNDMNNARYLWKRIPPAIKSANAELGAVWSVGQRIWQRDFPGIYTTISAHQWSETIQPIMEALRDATRRRAFGLVSQAYTSIVADDFAAFVGLPVEEAVKGVLEQGWQADFSTRMVMPKKTGVLEASFNRFIPSSEPAPVPPIPNEQQLARLTDYVAFLEN; this is encoded by the exons ATGCCCGTGGCGGTGATGGCAGAGAACTCCTTCAGCTTCAAGAAGCTCCTGGAGCAGTGCGAGACCCAGGAGCTTGAG GCCCCTGGAGGAATTGCAACACCCCTTGTTTATGGCCAACTTCTAGCTTTATACCTGTTGCATAATGACAT GAATAACGCGCGGTATCTTTGGAAAAGAATCCCTCCTGCTATCAAATCT GCAAATGCTGAACTTGGTGCAGTTTGGTCAGTAGGACAAAGGATCTGGCAGAGAGACTTTCCAGGAATCTATACAACAATCAGTGCACATCAGTGGTCCGAGACTATTCAACCAATCATGGAAGCACTTAGAG ATGCAACTAGGAGACGAGCCTTTGGACTGGTTTCTCAGGCATATACCTCAATAGTTGCAGATGATTTTGCAGCCTTTGTTGGGCTTCCTGTAGAAGAAGCTGTGAAAG gTGTGTTAGAGCAGGGCTGGCAAGCAGACTTTTCAACTCGTATGGTAATGCCTAAAAAAACAG gtgtGCTGGAAGCTTCCTTTAACAGATTTATTCCTTCATCAG AACCTGCTCCGGTTCCACCAATTCCAAATGAACAGCAGTTGGCCAGATTGACTGACTATGTGGCTTTCCTTGAAAATTGA